From the genome of Pelobacter propionicus DSM 2379, one region includes:
- a CDS encoding F0F1 ATP synthase subunit A, with protein MLETTQALFHLGPLAVGTTVVTTWGIMVVLSLGAWLASRRLRLDPGPFQVALEGVVQTIRAAVEEVVPRRADTVFPFVATLWLFIGIANLSSLIPRVHSPTADLSATTALALLVFFSVHWFGIRIQGLRPYLRHYLSPSPFLLPFHVIGEITRTLALAVRLFGNMMSLETAALLVLLVAGLFAPIPLLMLHIVEALVQAYIFGMLTLVYIAGAIQSLEARRSPKEEET; from the coding sequence ATGCTGGAAACGACACAGGCGCTGTTCCACCTGGGGCCCCTGGCCGTGGGAACCACGGTGGTGACCACCTGGGGGATCATGGTCGTCCTCTCCCTTGGCGCATGGCTGGCCAGCAGACGCCTGCGCCTCGACCCAGGCCCCTTCCAGGTGGCCCTGGAGGGGGTCGTGCAGACCATCCGCGCCGCCGTGGAAGAGGTAGTGCCGCGACGCGCCGACACCGTCTTCCCCTTCGTGGCGACCCTCTGGCTCTTCATCGGAATCGCCAACCTCTCCAGCCTGATCCCCCGTGTCCACTCCCCCACGGCAGACCTGTCCGCCACAACGGCCCTGGCGCTGCTGGTGTTTTTTTCGGTGCACTGGTTCGGAATCCGCATCCAGGGGCTGCGCCCCTATCTGCGACATTACCTCTCGCCGAGCCCTTTCCTGCTCCCCTTTCACGTCATCGGCGAGATCACCCGCACCCTGGCCCTGGCCGTGCGCCTGTTCGGCAACATGATGAGCCTGGAGACCGCGGCCCTGCTGGTGCTGCTGGTGGCAGGCCTGTTCGCGCCGATCCCGCTTTTGATGCTGCACATCGTTGAAGCCCTGGTGCAGGCCTATATCTTCGGCATGCTGACACTGGTCTACATAGCCGGCGCCATCCAGTCCCTGGAGGCCCGGCGCTCTCCCAAGGAGGAGGAAACATGA
- a CDS encoding thioredoxin family protein: protein MKIEVLGSGCAKCKTLYEAVKTAVSEKGVEAEVVKVEDMASIMKYGVMSTPALVIDGTVVFSGKSASAAEIQKYL from the coding sequence ATGAAAATCGAAGTATTGGGAAGCGGTTGCGCAAAATGCAAGACACTGTATGAGGCGGTCAAGACGGCGGTCAGCGAGAAGGGAGTGGAGGCGGAGGTCGTCAAGGTGGAGGACATGGCCTCGATCATGAAATACGGCGTGATGAGCACCCCGGCCCTGGTCATCGACGGCACGGTGGTGTTTTCCGGCAAGAGCGCTTCAGCCGCCGAAATCCAGAAATACCTATGA
- a CDS encoding F0F1 ATP synthase subunit alpha — protein MPTEATPSRSPLNRLEARLAGYRPTTRIRERGCVLAVGDGVAWIGRLPSAALDEVITLEEGSRALVFHLGRELVGAILLHQSDRLTAGTGAELSGSRPSIPAGDSLLGRVVDPLGRPLDGGEPPADCIRREIFGPSAPILARSFVNSPLYTGTTIVDTMIPVGRGQRQLIIGGSSTGKSSLALDAVISQKGNGVLCVYVLIGQKRSKGVAIVETLREAGALPHTTVVVAEAFELPGLKYLAPFAGCALAEEWMQRGRDTLIVYDDLSLHAQTYREVSLILRRPPGREAYPGDIFSLHARLLERSTVLAASHGGGSMTALPIIEIQQGELAAYIPTNLISITDGQIYLDQQLFSAGFLPAIDITRSVSRIGGKAQHQRVKEEVGRMKLDYLQFLELELFTRFGARLEASVEARIRRGRLLRELLRQERRAPLPVEYQLAWLIAFNEGMLDKKKPEEIAGVTKRLAAAVAGSSCTLESDRDAWLALVSQALADDGGMNGQQA, from the coding sequence ATGCCGACTGAAGCCACCCCATCCCGCTCACCCCTTAACCGGCTGGAGGCCAGGCTCGCGGGGTATCGCCCCACAACCCGCATCAGGGAACGGGGATGCGTGCTGGCCGTGGGTGATGGTGTGGCCTGGATCGGCCGCCTTCCCTCGGCCGCCCTGGATGAGGTCATCACCCTGGAGGAGGGGAGCCGGGCACTGGTCTTTCACCTGGGCAGGGAGCTTGTGGGCGCGATCCTGCTGCACCAGAGCGACCGGCTCACCGCGGGGACCGGGGCCGAGCTCTCCGGAAGCCGCCCCTCCATCCCGGCGGGAGACAGCCTGTTGGGAAGGGTCGTAGACCCCCTGGGGAGACCGCTGGACGGCGGCGAGCCACCTGCCGACTGCATCCGCCGGGAGATCTTCGGACCGTCGGCGCCGATCCTGGCCCGCAGCTTCGTGAACAGCCCGCTGTACACCGGCACCACCATCGTGGACACCATGATCCCGGTGGGCCGGGGCCAGCGCCAGCTGATCATCGGCGGCTCATCCACGGGGAAAAGCTCCCTGGCCCTGGATGCGGTCATCAGCCAGAAGGGGAACGGCGTGCTCTGCGTCTACGTCCTGATCGGCCAGAAACGTTCCAAGGGCGTTGCCATCGTGGAGACGCTGCGGGAGGCCGGGGCGCTCCCCCACACCACGGTGGTGGTGGCCGAGGCGTTCGAGCTCCCCGGCCTGAAATACCTGGCCCCCTTTGCCGGCTGCGCCCTGGCCGAGGAGTGGATGCAGCGGGGCCGGGATACCCTGATCGTCTACGACGACCTCTCCCTGCACGCCCAGACCTACCGGGAGGTGTCCCTGATCCTGCGCCGGCCGCCGGGACGCGAGGCCTATCCCGGCGACATCTTCTCCCTCCATGCCCGGCTCCTGGAGCGCTCCACCGTCCTGGCCGCAAGTCACGGCGGAGGGAGCATGACCGCCCTGCCGATCATCGAGATCCAGCAGGGGGAGTTGGCGGCCTACATCCCCACCAACCTGATCTCCATCACCGACGGCCAGATATACCTGGACCAGCAGCTCTTCTCCGCCGGCTTCCTGCCGGCCATCGACATCACCCGCTCGGTCTCCCGCATCGGCGGCAAGGCCCAACACCAGAGGGTCAAGGAGGAGGTGGGGCGCATGAAGCTGGACTACCTGCAGTTCCTGGAGCTGGAACTGTTCACCCGTTTCGGCGCCCGCCTGGAGGCCTCGGTGGAGGCTCGCATCAGGCGGGGGAGGCTGCTACGGGAACTGCTGCGCCAGGAACGGCGCGCCCCCCTTCCGGTGGAGTACCAGTTGGCCTGGCTGATCGCCTTCAACGAGGGGATGCTGGATAAAAAGAAACCGGAGGAGATTGCGGGGGTAACGAAGAGGCTGGCAGCCGCGGTGGCCGGGAGCAGCTGCACGCTGGAGAGCGACCGCGACGCCTGGCTGGCGCTGGTCAGTCAGGCCCTGGCAGACGACGGGGGGATGAATGGCCAGCAAGCGTGA
- a CDS encoding carboxymuconolactone decarboxylase family protein — protein sequence MDERLRELIAIGASVSAHCQPCLSHHLEKARELGISDEEILAAIETGQMVSRGAMNAMGTFSASLVKPAAAACRCGSSPSSSPSSCCA from the coding sequence ATGGATGAACGTTTGAGAGAATTGATCGCCATCGGCGCCTCGGTAAGCGCCCACTGCCAACCCTGCCTCAGCCATCACCTGGAGAAAGCCCGCGAACTGGGCATTTCAGACGAGGAGATCCTGGCGGCGATTGAAACAGGCCAGATGGTCAGCAGGGGGGCCATGAACGCCATGGGCACGTTTTCAGCCTCGCTCGTGAAACCGGCTGCAGCGGCATGCCGGTGTGGCTCTTCCCCCAGTTCGTCACCCAGCAGTTGCTGCGCATAA
- a CDS encoding alpha/beta fold hydrolase, with protein sequence MNQLKRMLLVALITFVTLLTVVTVFQRRMIYYPSHHSETNGLAPWVVDGRTIGYARKVNDPKNVWLFIHGNGGQAADRAYALQCFSGSDSVFILEYPGYGNREGSPGKSSFDSAAEAAYGELSRNYPNTPLCVVGESIGSGPASTLAKLQRQPDRIVLVAPFDTLASVARYHFPLIPAGLLLFDRWDNVEALAGYAGKLEIYGTIDDRILPIRHARALAKSLPLAEFYEIPGGHNDWPQNGTVKIRN encoded by the coding sequence ATGAACCAACTGAAACGCATGCTACTCGTTGCGCTGATAACCTTTGTAACGCTTCTGACAGTCGTTACGGTCTTCCAGCGCCGAATGATCTACTACCCGAGCCACCATTCGGAAACGAACGGTCTTGCCCCATGGGTAGTGGATGGCCGTACCATCGGCTATGCCCGCAAAGTGAACGATCCCAAGAATGTCTGGCTGTTCATTCACGGAAACGGCGGACAGGCGGCGGATCGCGCCTACGCCCTCCAATGTTTTTCCGGCTCCGATTCGGTCTTCATCCTGGAATATCCGGGATACGGCAACCGCGAAGGTTCCCCTGGCAAGTCGTCGTTTGATTCCGCGGCGGAGGCTGCCTATGGGGAGTTGAGCAGGAACTATCCGAACACTCCCCTCTGCGTCGTGGGTGAATCAATCGGAAGCGGTCCAGCATCCACCCTGGCCAAATTGCAAAGACAGCCGGACAGGATCGTACTGGTCGCTCCTTTCGACACACTTGCGAGCGTGGCGAGATATCATTTCCCCTTGATCCCGGCCGGTCTGCTCCTGTTTGATCGTTGGGACAATGTTGAGGCGCTTGCGGGATATGCCGGGAAACTGGAGATCTACGGAACGATCGACGACAGGATACTGCCGATCCGCCATGCGAGGGCTCTGGCCAAGTCGTTGCCCCTGGCGGAATTTTATGAAATCCCCGGAGGCCACAACGACTGGCCCCAAAATGGGACGGTAAAAATTCGCAACTAA
- a CDS encoding thioredoxin family protein, whose amino-acid sequence MRKLIIGTILALSCLAHLSALAAELPSATGSSIRAALSSGRPSVVDFGARSCIPCKKMAPILEELNRELKGKANVLFNDVWKDDVLARDYRIQMIPTQIFFNAAGKEVKRHMGFMDKADILKELKALGLK is encoded by the coding sequence ATGAGAAAGCTCATCATTGGAACAATTTTGGCGCTCTCCTGCCTGGCCCACCTGTCGGCGCTGGCGGCGGAACTTCCTTCCGCAACCGGCAGCAGCATCCGGGCTGCCTTGAGCTCCGGCAGGCCCAGCGTAGTCGACTTCGGCGCCCGCAGCTGCATCCCCTGCAAGAAGATGGCGCCCATACTGGAAGAGCTGAACCGCGAGCTCAAGGGCAAGGCCAACGTGCTCTTCAACGATGTATGGAAAGATGATGTCCTGGCGAGGGATTACCGCATACAGATGATCCCGACCCAGATCTTCTTCAACGCCGCAGGCAAAGAGGTCAAGCGCCACATGGGCTTCATGGACAAGGCCGACATACTGAAGGAACTGAAGGCACTGGGTTTGAAATGA
- a CDS encoding cytochrome c biogenesis CcdA family protein: protein MSLLDNVEQIISLYPLLAFVAVFCAGVLSSASPCVLATIPLVVGFVGGYSDGDRGKAFRYSLAFILGLSLTFTAFGAAAGLLGTMFGALGGPWHLVAGVIALAMGGQMMGLYEIRLPVRRDYKPKQGGLAGAFLLGLFFGVVSSPCATPVLVLLLTLVAGKGQVLYGTALLFCYAIGHCLLMLFAGTFTGFVEGFAKARGVVNFSSWSKRISGGVIALAGGWFVWQGM from the coding sequence ATGAGCCTGCTGGACAACGTGGAGCAGATCATCAGCCTTTACCCACTGCTGGCTTTCGTCGCGGTCTTTTGTGCCGGGGTGCTGTCGTCGGCCTCCCCCTGCGTGCTGGCCACCATTCCGCTGGTGGTCGGATTCGTGGGAGGTTACAGCGATGGCGACCGTGGCAAGGCATTCCGCTACTCGCTGGCCTTCATCCTGGGGCTGTCGCTCACCTTCACCGCCTTCGGCGCTGCGGCGGGTCTCTTGGGCACCATGTTCGGGGCACTGGGCGGCCCCTGGCACCTGGTCGCCGGCGTCATCGCCCTGGCCATGGGAGGACAGATGATGGGGCTGTACGAGATCCGCCTGCCGGTCAGGCGCGACTACAAGCCCAAACAGGGTGGCCTGGCCGGAGCATTTCTGCTGGGGCTGTTCTTCGGGGTGGTCTCGTCCCCTTGCGCCACGCCGGTGCTGGTGCTGCTGCTGACCCTGGTTGCCGGCAAAGGGCAGGTGCTGTACGGCACGGCCCTACTGTTCTGCTACGCCATCGGCCACTGCCTGCTGATGCTGTTCGCCGGCACCTTCACCGGATTCGTGGAGGGGTTCGCCAAGGCCCGCGGCGTTGTCAACTTCTCGTCATGGTCCAAACGAATCAGCGGCGGCGTGATTGCGCTGGCGGGTGGCTGGTTTGTGTGGCAGGGGATGTAA
- a CDS encoding AtpZ/AtpI family protein → MKNDDNLRQQVEQRVRRLVRAERERPTVLGQSVYLGTLGLLLVLPVIGGAYLGRWLDGMASGYSIRWTISMIFLGLVIGGFNAYLLIREP, encoded by the coding sequence ATGAAAAACGACGACAACCTCAGGCAACAGGTGGAACAGCGGGTCAGGCGGCTGGTGCGGGCCGAACGGGAGCGGCCCACGGTGCTGGGGCAGTCGGTCTACCTGGGGACCCTGGGGCTGCTGCTGGTGCTGCCGGTGATCGGCGGTGCCTACCTGGGGCGCTGGCTGGACGGCATGGCGAGCGGCTACTCCATCCGCTGGACCATCTCGATGATCTTCCTGGGGCTGGTCATCGGCGGGTTCAATGCCTACCTGCTGATACGGGAGCCGTAG
- a CDS encoding DUF2284 domain-containing protein, giving the protein MENSHDSLQELIEKAFELGVSDARIIPAPSIVVEDRFPEMCASPQCPGYGQGPGCPPHVMKPAEFRELLSRYEHALVFKIDAPTELLLGEERHGVARRVHEIAATIERLAREKGYADPRGFAAGSCKMIFCADRESCVVLEKGGECRFPDKARASLSGIGVNFEELCKAVGWRFQIITRDTASDEVPMGMMAGMVLIG; this is encoded by the coding sequence ATGGAAAACAGTCATGATTCACTGCAGGAGCTGATCGAAAAGGCATTCGAGCTAGGCGTCAGCGATGCCCGGATCATCCCGGCGCCATCAATCGTTGTGGAGGACCGCTTCCCTGAGATGTGTGCTTCTCCTCAATGCCCCGGCTACGGCCAGGGGCCGGGCTGTCCGCCCCATGTCATGAAACCGGCCGAGTTCAGGGAACTCCTCTCCCGCTACGAACATGCCCTGGTGTTCAAGATCGACGCTCCCACGGAACTGCTCCTGGGGGAGGAACGGCATGGTGTGGCCAGACGGGTCCACGAGATAGCCGCCACCATCGAGCGGCTGGCGCGGGAGAAGGGGTACGCCGACCCACGGGGATTCGCCGCCGGCTCCTGCAAGATGATCTTCTGCGCTGACCGGGAATCGTGCGTCGTGCTGGAGAAGGGGGGGGAGTGCCGCTTTCCCGACAAGGCCAGGGCATCCCTGTCCGGTATCGGGGTCAATTTCGAGGAGTTGTGCAAGGCGGTCGGCTGGCGCTTCCAGATCATCACCAGGGACACCGCCTCCGACGAGGTCCCCATGGGGATGATGGCGGGGATGGTCCTGATCGGTTGA
- the atpE gene encoding ATP synthase F0 subunit C, whose translation MSALFWFVFASTVVALIAMAIGIIAPAKAMGQAICTALESLARQPEAEKSLTRTLFIGLAMIESLAIYCLVIVLIVLFRNPLLEYLLK comes from the coding sequence ATGAGCGCCCTGTTCTGGTTCGTTTTCGCATCAACGGTGGTGGCGCTGATCGCCATGGCCATCGGCATCATCGCGCCGGCAAAGGCCATGGGGCAGGCCATCTGCACCGCCCTGGAATCCCTGGCCCGACAGCCCGAGGCGGAGAAGTCGCTGACCCGGACGCTCTTCATCGGCCTGGCCATGATCGAATCCCTGGCCATCTACTGCCTGGTGATCGTGCTGATCGTGCTGTTCAGGAACCCCCTGCTGGAATACCTCCTCAAATAA
- a CDS encoding permease, producing MLKQAADYLTFDLMGLTPGTRLGEALNFFLYDTTKIFLLLTTIIFVVAIIRSSFPPERTKRILSHKREYIGNILAALLGIVTPFCSCSAVPLFIGFVESGVPLGVTFSFLVSSPMVNEVALIMLWGLFGWKIALIYIGTGLLVAIIAGIIIGKLKMEKHVQDYVWKMQVGNADIRVMTFREKIDYARDYTLDLLKKIWPYVVVGIGIGGFIHGYVPQDFLATWAGRDNPFAVPLAVALGVPLYSNAAGVIPIVQALTAKGMAMGTVLAFMMAVTALSLPEAIILSNVLKKPLLGTFFGIVALAIVCIGYLFNAIL from the coding sequence ATGCTCAAGCAAGCCGCCGATTATCTGACCTTTGACCTGATGGGGCTCACGCCCGGCACCCGCCTGGGCGAGGCGCTTAACTTCTTCCTCTACGACACTACCAAGATCTTCCTGCTCCTGACCACGATCATCTTCGTGGTGGCCATCATCCGCTCATCCTTCCCCCCGGAGCGGACCAAGCGCATCCTCTCCCACAAACGGGAATACATCGGCAACATCCTGGCCGCGCTGCTGGGCATCGTGACCCCCTTCTGCTCCTGCTCGGCAGTGCCGCTCTTCATCGGCTTCGTGGAGTCGGGGGTACCGCTGGGGGTGACCTTTTCGTTTCTGGTCTCCTCGCCCATGGTCAACGAGGTGGCCCTGATCATGCTCTGGGGGTTGTTCGGCTGGAAGATCGCCCTGATCTACATCGGCACCGGCCTGCTGGTGGCCATTATTGCCGGGATCATCATCGGAAAACTGAAGATGGAGAAGCACGTTCAGGACTACGTCTGGAAGATGCAGGTGGGCAACGCCGACATCAGGGTCATGACCTTCCGGGAAAAGATCGACTATGCCCGCGACTACACCCTGGATCTCTTGAAGAAGATCTGGCCCTACGTGGTGGTCGGCATCGGCATCGGCGGTTTCATCCACGGCTATGTGCCCCAGGATTTCCTGGCCACATGGGCAGGCCGTGACAACCCCTTTGCCGTGCCGCTGGCCGTGGCCCTGGGCGTGCCGCTCTACTCCAACGCCGCCGGTGTGATCCCCATCGTCCAGGCCCTGACCGCCAAGGGGATGGCCATGGGCACGGTGCTGGCCTTCATGATGGCGGTCACGGCCCTGTCGCTGCCAGAGGCGATCATCCTGAGCAATGTGCTTAAAAAGCCGCTGCTAGGGACCTTCTTCGGCATCGTGGCCCTGGCCATCGTCTGTATCGGTTATCTGTTCAATGCGATACTCTGA
- a CDS encoding F0F1 ATP synthase subunit gamma: MASKRELERRLAALGDIGAILGVMKNLALMETAKLSRVLASQRGLVESLETIAADFLAFHPQPRPAQGDQFQVLLLVGSQRGFCSDFNDRLIASLATRSGEDASGRRIIAVGAKLVDRVAADLHMDGPHALEEIEQVIHGVMDSLSLLLSRADSGHSLRLVALYHDPDSGHPVTKTLAPLEGQPRSTDTPLFPPLLNIPPSAFFSLLAEQHLLAAMIELFYRSLMAESRFRLNHIEAASRRMERSSAELKRKQNLARQEEIIEEIEAILAGAGMGETGTGGVVQETRLKG, from the coding sequence ATGGCCAGCAAGCGTGAGCTTGAACGGCGGCTAGCCGCCCTGGGTGACATCGGCGCCATCCTGGGGGTGATGAAGAACCTGGCCCTGATGGAGACCGCCAAGCTTTCCCGCGTGCTTGCCAGCCAGCGGGGGCTGGTGGAGAGCCTGGAGACAATAGCCGCCGACTTCCTGGCCTTCCATCCCCAGCCGCGACCCGCTCAGGGGGACCAGTTCCAGGTGCTGCTGCTGGTCGGCTCCCAGCGGGGGTTCTGCAGCGATTTCAATGATCGCCTGATAGCCTCCCTGGCGACGCGCAGCGGGGAAGATGCTTCAGGCAGACGGATCATCGCGGTGGGCGCCAAGCTCGTTGACCGGGTAGCGGCTGACCTGCACATGGATGGCCCCCATGCGCTGGAGGAGATCGAACAGGTCATCCACGGGGTGATGGACAGCCTCTCCTTGCTGCTCAGCCGCGCCGACAGCGGCCACTCCCTGCGGCTTGTGGCCCTGTACCACGATCCGGACAGCGGCCACCCCGTGACGAAAACCCTGGCCCCCCTCGAAGGACAGCCGCGGAGCACGGACACGCCTCTCTTCCCGCCTCTCCTGAACATTCCACCGTCCGCATTCTTCAGCCTGCTGGCCGAGCAGCACCTGCTGGCAGCCATGATCGAGCTGTTTTACCGCTCGCTGATGGCCGAGAGCCGCTTTCGGCTCAACCACATCGAAGCAGCCTCCCGGCGCATGGAACGGAGCAGTGCCGAACTGAAGCGGAAACAGAACCTGGCCCGCCAGGAAGAGATCATCGAAGAGATCGAGGCGATCCTGGCCGGGGCGGGGATGGGCGAGACGGGAACAGGGGGAGTGGTTCAGGAAACGCGGTTGAAAGGGTGA
- a CDS encoding F0F1 ATP synthase subunit epsilon, giving the protein MKTMTLHLRHSSGHDRFENLSSFVGEDASGSFGILPNHGRMMTVLVAGLARFRVGEREWHYLALPGGILASTGCELTICTRRYLHDTDFRLMGALLEELQRADRETLGGIRESLQRLEQEMRRRLWEMERGDRP; this is encoded by the coding sequence ATGAAAACAATGACCCTGCATCTGCGCCATTCATCTGGCCACGACCGTTTCGAGAACCTTTCCAGCTTCGTGGGTGAAGACGCCAGCGGCAGCTTCGGCATCCTCCCCAACCATGGCAGGATGATGACGGTCCTGGTAGCGGGGTTGGCCCGCTTCCGGGTCGGAGAAAGGGAGTGGCACTATCTGGCGCTCCCGGGCGGCATCCTGGCCAGTACAGGCTGCGAGCTGACCATCTGCACCCGGCGCTACCTGCACGACACCGATTTCCGGCTCATGGGAGCGCTGCTGGAGGAGCTCCAGCGGGCCGACCGGGAGACCCTGGGAGGCATCCGGGAGAGCCTGCAGCGCCTGGAGCAGGAGATGCGGCGGCGCCTGTGGGAGATGGAACGGGGTGACAGGCCATGA
- a CDS encoding F0F1 ATP synthase subunit B family protein, producing MELDLSTLIMEAVNFLILVWIMNRILYRPVAAIIAQRQAALEHTRAEAEQLRSEATGLRQTYQGRLASWDTEKAELRRQLHAEIAVERQRLMAALDEELAGMRDKARVAEERRSEELARLSEERAIAHAGRFAARLLARTATAEQGILLMEMLLEDLAALPDDQRRAISEALGKDDAPVRVISAHPLAPTASQAFEGRFREMFPEALRFSFTEDPTLLAGVRVIAGPWNLAANLSDELAFFRGGIDAD from the coding sequence ATGGAACTCGATCTCTCCACCCTGATCATGGAAGCCGTCAACTTCCTGATCCTTGTCTGGATCATGAACCGCATCCTCTACCGGCCGGTAGCCGCCATCATCGCCCAGCGGCAGGCGGCTCTGGAGCACACCCGCGCCGAAGCCGAGCAGCTCAGGAGCGAGGCAACCGGGTTGCGGCAAACCTACCAGGGACGCCTGGCCTCCTGGGATACCGAGAAGGCGGAACTGCGCCGCCAGTTGCATGCCGAGATCGCCGTGGAGCGCCAGCGTTTGATGGCCGCTCTCGATGAGGAGCTTGCCGGGATGCGGGACAAGGCCAGGGTGGCAGAAGAGCGGCGCAGCGAGGAACTGGCCCGCCTGAGCGAGGAACGCGCCATTGCCCATGCTGGCCGATTTGCCGCCCGACTGCTGGCCCGTACCGCCACAGCGGAGCAGGGAATATTGCTCATGGAGATGCTGCTGGAAGACCTGGCTGCTCTCCCCGACGATCAGCGCCGCGCCATTTCCGAGGCGCTTGGCAAGGATGACGCGCCGGTGCGGGTGATAAGCGCCCACCCCCTGGCGCCGACCGCTTCCCAGGCGTTCGAGGGCCGCTTCCGGGAGATGTTCCCCGAGGCGCTCCGCTTCAGCTTCACGGAAGACCCGACGCTTTTGGCCGGTGTGCGCGTGATCGCCGGCCCCTGGAATCTGGCTGCCAACCTGAGTGACGAACTGGCCTTTTTCCGGGGAGGAATCGATGCCGACTGA
- the atpD gene encoding F0F1 ATP synthase subunit beta, whose protein sequence is MEQLPANHIVDTEPIGTVVEVHGPVVLIHCDRLPPLRQALIAHNGERSYTFEVYQHLDRENIRAITLEEPAGLRRGMRVHDRGAPLSIPVSPQCLGRLLDAFGAPLDDGPPLSGNERRPIHAHPAPFHETTAASGILETGIKVIDLLSPFVRGGKTGLFGGAGVGKTVLIMEFMHAIVALHRGVSVFAGVGERIREGHELWHEMRDAGVMPHTLIVLGQMDESPGIRFRVGLAALTYAEYLRDSLGTEVLFLMDNVFRFAQAGSEISGLLGRIPATVGYQPTLMSEVAELEDRIISTRSGALTSVQAVYVPADDMSDPAVNAILGHLDSMVILSRSQASKGIYPAVDPLQSTTSLMDRRVLGDRHYAAAEGVREHLARYRELEDMIAMLGIQELSEHDRRMVLRARKLQRYLTQPFHVTAEHAGMKGVSVPLEETLSDCERFLKGEYDELSEDECYMRGAMGRPRP, encoded by the coding sequence ATGGAACAGCTGCCCGCAAACCACATAGTCGATACCGAACCGATCGGCACCGTTGTCGAGGTGCACGGTCCGGTGGTGCTGATCCACTGCGACCGCCTCCCCCCGCTGAGGCAGGCCCTGATAGCCCACAACGGCGAACGGAGCTACACCTTCGAGGTCTACCAGCACCTGGACCGGGAAAACATCCGCGCCATCACCCTGGAAGAACCGGCCGGCCTGCGGCGCGGCATGAGGGTGCATGACCGGGGCGCGCCGCTCTCGATTCCGGTGTCACCCCAGTGCCTGGGACGGCTGCTGGACGCCTTCGGCGCCCCGCTGGACGACGGCCCGCCCCTGTCCGGTAATGAACGACGCCCGATCCATGCCCACCCCGCCCCTTTCCACGAGACAACCGCCGCCAGCGGCATCCTGGAGACCGGCATCAAGGTGATCGACCTGCTCAGTCCCTTCGTGCGCGGCGGCAAGACCGGGCTCTTCGGCGGCGCTGGGGTGGGCAAAACCGTCCTGATCATGGAGTTCATGCACGCCATCGTGGCCCTGCACCGGGGGGTGTCGGTCTTCGCCGGCGTGGGGGAGCGGATCCGTGAGGGGCACGAACTGTGGCACGAGATGCGCGACGCCGGGGTTATGCCCCACACCCTGATCGTTCTGGGGCAGATGGACGAATCCCCCGGTATCCGCTTCCGGGTGGGGTTGGCGGCCCTGACCTACGCCGAATACCTGCGGGACAGCCTGGGCACGGAGGTACTCTTCCTGATGGACAACGTGTTCCGCTTTGCCCAGGCCGGCAGCGAGATATCCGGGCTCCTGGGGCGCATCCCGGCCACCGTCGGCTACCAGCCGACCCTGATGAGCGAGGTGGCCGAACTGGAAGACCGCATCATCTCCACCCGGTCGGGGGCACTGACCTCGGTGCAGGCGGTGTACGTGCCGGCCGACGACATGAGCGATCCAGCGGTGAACGCAATCCTGGGGCATCTGGACTCCATGGTGATCCTCTCCCGCTCCCAGGCCAGCAAGGGGATCTATCCGGCCGTGGACCCGCTGCAATCCACCACCAGCCTGATGGACCGCCGCGTCCTGGGGGACCGTCACTACGCGGCGGCCGAGGGGGTGCGCGAGCATCTGGCGCGCTACCGGGAACTGGAGGACATGATCGCCATGCTCGGCATCCAGGAACTCTCCGAGCACGACCGTCGCATGGTGCTGCGGGCGCGCAAGCTCCAGCGCTACCTGACCCAGCCGTTCCACGTCACCGCCGAGCATGCCGGCATGAAGGGGGTCTCCGTCCCCCTGGAAGAGACGCTTTCCGACTGCGAGCGTTTCCTAAAGGGCGAGTACGACGAGCTGAGCGAGGATGAATGCTACATGCGGGGCGCCATGGGGAGGCCTCGGCCATGA